A region from the Lentisphaera profundi genome encodes:
- a CDS encoding PfkB family carbohydrate kinase, giving the protein MYAEIAQVLNSIGQPKVLIVGDIMLDEFLSGSVNRISPEAPTPVLAYQESNCQLGGAGFTSNVLAQLNADVEICAVTGNDETRQSVIKLLDSLKVKHRCLVQDDSRPTTRKQRVMAQDKDISSGQQQILRIDYESKEAISSTIENQIISFLDEKEKEFDAIIISDYQKGVLTENVLQRLRVSAKHCTVIADPAKGAPIERYKGITAMKPNRHECEAAVGFPISTKEDIIRAGKILLEKADLQYALISLDTDGIFYINRKHEFLFVPTQPLQVYDVAGAGDSVISIMALLSTVDIAPRYLLETANAAAGIMISQQSPKHISREDLVHRMVIDKDEFNNKIKNIDELEIILKSSSTKNKDIYFTNGYYDNVSRERILYLEKLNEFDGIRIVAINSDTSIKNQGHEPQLRENDRLRLLQLFDCIDYILIFDEADCTQALERLKPHYFLKGKNFEGKTITESKTLEKINCQIKFIDIYS; this is encoded by the coding sequence ATGTACGCTGAAATTGCTCAAGTTTTGAATTCAATTGGTCAACCAAAAGTTCTCATCGTCGGAGATATCATGCTCGACGAATTTCTTAGTGGTTCAGTCAATCGCATTTCTCCCGAAGCCCCCACTCCTGTCCTAGCTTACCAAGAGAGCAACTGCCAACTTGGGGGTGCTGGTTTCACCTCAAACGTCCTTGCACAACTCAATGCTGATGTAGAAATTTGCGCCGTCACGGGCAATGATGAAACTCGCCAATCAGTTATTAAACTATTGGACTCACTTAAAGTCAAACACCGTTGTTTAGTTCAAGATGACTCTCGCCCTACAACCCGCAAACAGCGCGTCATGGCACAGGACAAGGATATCTCCTCAGGCCAACAGCAGATTTTACGTATTGACTATGAATCTAAAGAAGCCATTTCCAGTACAATTGAAAATCAAATTATTTCCTTCTTAGACGAAAAAGAAAAAGAATTTGACGCCATCATCATCTCGGATTACCAAAAAGGCGTTCTGACAGAGAACGTCTTACAACGACTACGAGTATCCGCTAAGCATTGCACGGTTATTGCTGATCCCGCAAAAGGCGCTCCTATAGAACGCTATAAAGGCATTACTGCCATGAAGCCTAACCGCCATGAATGCGAAGCTGCCGTTGGTTTTCCCATCTCTACAAAAGAAGATATTATTAGAGCAGGTAAAATCTTATTAGAGAAAGCCGACTTACAGTATGCTTTAATCAGTTTGGATACTGACGGCATCTTCTACATCAATCGTAAGCATGAATTCCTTTTTGTTCCTACTCAACCGCTACAAGTCTATGACGTAGCAGGTGCTGGAGATAGTGTAATTTCTATCATGGCCCTATTGTCGACTGTAGATATAGCTCCACGATATTTATTGGAAACGGCCAACGCTGCAGCAGGAATCATGATTTCTCAGCAGAGTCCTAAGCACATCAGTCGTGAAGACCTCGTTCATCGCATGGTTATTGATAAGGATGAATTCAATAATAAAATTAAAAATATTGATGAGCTAGAGATCATCCTTAAATCATCTAGCACGAAGAATAAAGATATCTACTTCACTAATGGCTACTACGACAATGTATCTAGGGAACGTATCCTCTACCTTGAAAAACTAAATGAATTCGATGGCATCCGTATTGTTGCTATCAATAGTGATACATCCATTAAGAATCAAGGTCACGAACCACAGTTACGTGAAAACGATCGCCTTCGCCTATTGCAATTATTCGACTGCATTGATTATATTTTGATTTTTGATGAAGCTGATTGCACACAGGCTTTGGAGCGTTTAAAACCTCATTATTTCCTCAAAGGAAAAAACTTTGAAGGCAAAACAATCACTGAATCAAAAACCCTAGAAAAAATTAATTGTCAAATAAAATTTATCGACATCTATTCTTAG
- a CDS encoding L,D-transpeptidase produces MYWYYKYILMVVALIGIGLGVYKILPKDLFDSASTSESTQAPEAANTAVHQANTDSKRNSPEVISTSSDKTKAPATINPKKKIPKNTPLFDEKYQQGLAMKNKGMLDSAYNILIESLDHCDTYSSQWTQSAELINEINLYIYKNAVPSKRKQSHKVKNGQSLWDFAAENTTIRAVQVSNKIPIESSVIHINQILTFFGGNWEIKASKNHFTLQLLLDRKLFRYYKIGIGKDNRTPVGVFMIKGKKREPSWKGYPFGHPENVLGSRWMRLTKISDGSNEGYGIHGTSEPESIGTASSLGCIRMKNEDVEELFNFIPDNKIKVTIED; encoded by the coding sequence ATGTACTGGTATTATAAATACATATTAATGGTTGTCGCTCTCATAGGAATTGGCTTAGGGGTCTATAAGATCCTACCCAAAGACTTATTCGACTCTGCATCTACAAGCGAAAGTACACAGGCTCCAGAAGCTGCAAATACTGCTGTGCATCAAGCGAACACTGACAGCAAACGCAACTCCCCAGAAGTCATAAGTACTAGCTCGGACAAAACAAAAGCGCCCGCTACTATTAATCCTAAGAAAAAAATACCAAAAAACACCCCTTTATTTGATGAAAAATATCAACAGGGTTTAGCAATGAAAAATAAAGGCATGCTTGATTCCGCCTATAATATCCTCATCGAGTCTTTGGATCATTGCGATACCTACTCGAGTCAATGGACTCAATCTGCAGAGCTAATTAATGAGATCAACCTCTACATCTACAAAAATGCAGTTCCTTCCAAACGCAAACAAAGCCATAAAGTGAAAAATGGTCAATCTCTCTGGGATTTTGCTGCTGAAAACACCACGATTCGAGCTGTACAAGTAAGTAATAAGATACCCATTGAATCCTCGGTCATCCACATCAATCAAATACTCACTTTTTTTGGTGGTAATTGGGAAATTAAAGCTTCCAAAAATCACTTTACATTGCAGCTCCTATTAGATAGAAAGCTCTTTCGTTATTATAAAATAGGCATTGGCAAAGATAACAGAACTCCCGTGGGCGTATTCATGATTAAAGGCAAGAAACGCGAGCCCAGCTGGAAAGGTTATCCCTTTGGACATCCTGAAAATGTACTCGGCTCTCGCTGGATGCGACTCACTAAAATCTCTGACGGTTCAAACGAAGGCTATGGTATCCACGGCACTAGTGAGCCCGAATCTATTGGCACCGCTTCAAGCCTAGGATGTATTCGCATGAAAAACGAAGACGTCGAAGAACTTTTTAATTTTATCCCTGACAACAAAATCAAAGTGACAATTGAGGACTAA